Part of the Micromonospora inyonensis genome, TTTGAGTAGATGGTGCCAGACGTAATGGCAGTTAGAAACTCCCATGCCTCTATGCCTTGTGGCAGCATCGGCCGGGCCTACATCACATTAGGGAGGGTGATCAATGCGAAGAGTGATGCACCGGGTGGGACGTCGCGCAAGCGTGGTCCTACTCGTTGTCGCTTCCGTCCTGGCCGTAACCGTTGCGCCCGCTGCTGCGTAGGACCGACAGGGCGAGGCCGATCCTGCTGCATCCTCCGACCTCTTCCGCGCCGACGAGCGAGGTGCCTTGGCGAGGTTGGCCCTGGCGAAGTCGAATCCGCCGCAGACCACGGCCGCCATCGTCTATGCCGACATCAACTGCTACAACGTTCCCACCATGTACGTGAAGGACAAGGGGTGGGGAGTCGACGCCCAGGCCAACCAGCAACTGGAGGTCTTCCGGGACCTCTTCATCGACGGCCAGTGGTGGAAGACCACGACGGACTGGCCGTACACCTCGTCAACCGGGTCGTGGAGCACGCCGACCGGGCCTGATCCGCAAGCGGCACATGCTGTGGGTGACGGCGTACTACAAGGCGACCAACGGGTACATCGGCCGGGCCACCGACTACTGCGACATGTAGTCAGCGGCCAGTGCGGCGCCCCGACCGGTGCGGCGATGGGAGCGATGATGATCGACGAGAACCCCGCCAACGATCCGACCCGCCAGTGGGTGGTCGGCGGTCCGGATGTGGCGTTCGACGCTCGGGCACTGCTGCGCAAGCTCAGCAGCACCGGCCGCGACATCGTCGGCCACCTCGCCGCGCGCCCCGGGCGGCCAGCCACCGCGAGCGACGTCGCGGCCGCCATCGGCGTGCCAACGCGGGATGTCGAGGACGGCGTCGCCTGGATCAACAAACTCGCCGAGGCGTTGGGCTACCTGCCTCTGGTGGTCCGCTCCGACTCCGCGCTGCTCATGTCCGCCGACGCCAGTGATGTCGCGCGGCAGGCGCTGATCGACGCGCAACGCTGACCCATCGTCCGGCCGGCGAGCAGCAAGCCATCTGACGAGGCTTACTGCTCGCCGGCGGATTCGCTCCTTTGGCGCCGGGCGTGAAGCCGTCGACGGATCCGGCCCGGCCACCAGAACAGCGCCAGCAGCACCACAGCCACCACCACGGCGGGCAGGAGCAGGCGCAGCGCGGAGATCAGCAGCGTCGGAAAGTCCATGATCGCCTGCTTCCGGGTCTTTGTGTCTAAGGTCTCCAGCGTACCGGCCGATGGCGCCAACAGTTCCTCTCCGTTTCGCGTCCCCAGCACAGGGGAATCCGTCGGTGTCGAGCCATAGGCCCAGCTCGGGACGGCTGGTCGTCCGGTCGGCCAACCGGCGCGTCAGCCGTCGTCCGGGTCGGGCTGGTCGGGGTCGCGCAGGGCGCGGCGGCCGTCGGCGTCGAGGTCGGGCGGGGTGAAACTGTAGTGGCCGTGGACGTTGACGTGCTTGAGCCAGTAGGGGTGAAGCCGGGAGACGTCGGCATCGCGCACCGGGTAGCCGTCGGCGCGCAGTATGGTCAGGATCCGGTCGAGGTAGACGGTGTTCCACAGCGTGATCGCGTTGACGACCAGGCCGAGCGCGCCGAGCTGGTCTTCCATCCCGGCGTGGTATGCCTCCCGCAGCTCGCCCTTGCGGCCGTGGAAGACGTGCTTGGCCAGGCCGTGGCGTTCCTCCTGGAGGTTACGGATCCGCTTGATGTCGCGCCGGTAGCCCTCCCTGTCGGCGTAGGACAGCACGTGCAGCGTTTTGAAGATCCGGCCGAAGTGCGCGAGGGCGTCGCCGAGTTGGGTGGGGTTGCCGCCGTGCTGCAGCATCCGCATCACGTCGGAGGCGCTGATCGCGCCGGAGTGCACCGAGGCGGCGATGCGGCAGATGTCCGGCCAGTGCCGGCGGACCTTCGCCAGGTCGATCTTCCCGCGCGCCGCGGTGTTCAGGGGCCCGTAGTCGGCGGTCGGGTTCACCCGCCACAGCTTCTGCTCGGGCAGGCCGGCAAGCTCCGGACGGTAGTCCACACCGAGAAGCTTGAGCAGGCCGAACACCATGTCGGAGTAGGAACCGGTGTCGGAGACGAACACCTCCGGCCGTGGCCCGCCGTCGCGGCGGTACATCAGGTCCACCGCGTACAGGGAGTCCTTCGGGGTACCGGACAGCACCATGCCCGCGATTCCCACCCCCTGATCGTTGATCATGTTGAGGTAGGTGGCGCCGCGTTTGCGGCCGAAGTACTTCGGATTCGGCCGGGCGTGGATCGAGCGCACCGGCACCACGAACCGGGTGCCGTCGACGGCGGCGACCAGCCCGCCGCCCCACACCTCGGCCGTGCCGATCCCGGCCTGCCCGCTGATCAGCACCGCGTTGGCCACGGCGTGGGTGTCGGCGCGGACGTAGTTCTGGTACACGTGGCTGATCCGCGAGCGGGTCAGCGCCGGGTTACCTGGCGTGATGACCGGCTTCCAGCCGACGTTGAGGGCTTGGGCGGTGAGCACCGCGGCGAGGGTCAGGTCCATGCCGGCGTCCAGGCGGGCGCCACCGGAGACGTGGGTGTAGGCGCCGGCGAAGCCCGGGTGCCAGCCCATCACACCTCCAGCAGCAACTCCCCGATGTCGACCTCCGGCATCATCGCCTCGCACCGCTCCCGCAGCTCGCCCAGCGAGTCCGGTTCGGGTACGGCTTTCACCGCGGCGACGCGCACCCGGCCCTCGCCGTCGACCGTCACGTCCCCCGCCTCGACCCGCCGCGCCATGTGCTTCCACATGCCGTCCAGCTCAGCCGCGTACGCGTTCAGCAGGTCGGCCGGGTCGTCGGGCAGCTGCAGGGAGTCCATCAGGTCCGCGCGCCGGGCCTGCCACGCAGCGCCCGACAGCAGCAGCGCCCGCGGGTCGGCCCAGCGTGAGGAGGCGGCGGCGAAGATGTCACGGCGGCGTAGCCGCTGGTGGAACTGGTCGAGTACACAGAACACGTAGGCGATCTTGTCCACCGTCTCCGCCGGGCGGTCCTTGCGCAGCACCAGGTCCCGCCAGCCAGGGGTGATCACCTCGATGGCGACCTTGCGGGCGTCCAGATAACCGGCCGGCACCCGCTTGGTCGCGTCGGCGTCGAGCAGGTCCGGCAGGCTGGTCAGCGCATACAGCACCGGCGCGGCGTCCGTGGTGGCCCCGAACTCGATAGTGGTGGCCAGCAGCCGAATGAACCTCCGGACCAGGGGATAGCGGGTCAACAACGCCGCCCGCCACTCACCATCCGGGTCGACGCCCGGCGGCACCACCTGGTGCACCCGCTCCACCGCGCCGCGCAACTCCGCCCGAGAGGCCACGTCCTCGATCGCGTCCCACAACCGCCCAACTGTCAGGTCCTCGCCCCAGTCCTCGGACTCCAGCAGCACCGCCACTGCCGCCGCCAGCTTGGAGGCGTCACGGGCCACCCGCGGGTACCGCCTCGCCTTATCGGCGTTGGACTGACGCTCGGCGCGCGCCAGCAACTCACTTGTCATGATCACATCGAAGAGCTCCAGGGCGTCATCGGTGGCCTTGCCCTCCAGGTACACCATCGTCGACAACAACGTCGCCAGCCGCTTCGGATACGGGCTCGTCCGGCGCAGGTCCGTGGCGTTCGCCGACATGCCACGGCGGGCCAGGTCCACCACCCGCCGTCGCGGCACCACACCCAGGTCCACCTCCCCAAGGCCGATCTCCGCGACCTCAGCCACCCGCCGCAACGCGCCCGCCATCGCCTTGCCGGTGCGGTCGACCGGCCCCTGACGCAACCTCTCCAGCGGTGACACCCGCCGACCCGCCGGCACCTCGACCAAATCCAGGAGCAGACCGGCCTGCCGCGCAGACACCATCGCCGCCAGAGTCGTCCACAGCCGCACGTGCGACAAGCGGACCACCCGGGCCACCAGCCGCTCCAGCTCCCGCACGGCAGGCAGCAGCACCTGACGGGCCAGCAACCACGCCAGCACCCCCTGAAAGATCACCTTCGGGCCCGCACCCGTCGTCCACGCCCGATGATCAATCCAAGCCGTCAAGTCCTCGCGGACATCGGCGAACTCCCGCCACCCGTCGGCCACAACGATCTCCCGACGGTGCTCCCACTTCGTGTTCGCCCGCTCCACGTACGTCTTCACACACGAGGCGTCCGCGATCCCGAGCTGGGTGGCCAGCACGTCCACCACAACCGACGGCACATCGATCGGGTCATCCAGGAACGTGCCCAGGTACCGCACCGTCGTCAACTGCAGCGCAAACCCCAGCCGGTTGCCGTCGCCCCGACGCTTGGCCAGCAACAACCGGTCAGCGTCATCAAGGAAGAAGAACCGCTCCAGATCCTCCACCGACGGCGGGCCGTCGAAACACCCGTACGCCGCGACCTGCCGCGCCGACAGAAACGACCTCTCGTCCCCATCCCCGACCTGCTGCTCGTCCACCTCAGACACGAACGATCAAACTACGCGACATCCCGCCGGAGCTAATACCCGTCGCCTGGCCCTGACCCCTCAGCCCAGACCCTTAGCGCCAGTTTCCGCAAGATCGTTAGTCATGGGCCTACCCGCACAGCGGTGCCACCTCAATCGCATGGCCGCCTCGTGCAGCGTGGCGATCTGCAGCTGCGAACCGGTGCCGACGTGGTCGACGACCACGGTCGGCATCCGGCGCAGGTCGGCGGCCATCACGCCGGCCACCATGAGCAGTGCCCCGAGCGCCCGGGTTCGCGGCGCGAAGTCGTCCCACCGGAGCCGTTCCGACAGCAGGGCGTCCTCCGCGCCCGCGCCGACGGCACGGGCCAACACCCGTAGCACGGATGTGACCTCGTTCTCGGTGACCGTGGTGGCACCGGGAAGGCAGGTGAGCACCGTGGCCAGTCGCCGGGCGGACTGGTGTAGGGCAGGGGCGTCCCAGGTCGCCGTACGCCCGTTGAGCCAGCCGTGCACCAGCCAGAGCGCGAGCGCATCCCGGGCGTCGTTCTTGCCCCGCCGGGCGAGCCCTTCGGCTCGGCGGCAGACATGCTCGTGTATGGCATGGGTGATCTCCAGGTCGTGGCGGGGCCCGTCCTGGTAGGTGCGTTCGAAGAGGGTCGGCCCGATCCCGGCTGCCTCTCGGAGCCCGGCGGAGAGAGCGATCTCCCGCAGGAACGGCGCGGCTATCAACATGCCCAGTTCAAGGGGACCCAGTGTCGCGTGCTCGGTGAGGCAACCTTCCATCTCGGTCAGAACCCGGATCGGGTAGTTGTGCGCCGACCAGGGGTCCCGTGCGCTCGCCTTCTCCGGAAGCAGGTCCTGGACGTCCTGCCACTGACGTGCGCCCTGGGCCACCAGCTTCAACAGCGCTGCCCGTACCGTTTCGTGGTGTTCCGGAGAGGTGCCGTGCTGCCACAGGGCGGTGTTCTCCACGGCTCGGCGCCACGCTTCGCTGACCTGGTCACCGTCACAGATGACGACGTCGTCCGGGGAACCCGGTCCACTCCGTCCGGTGGCCAGTGCCAGGTGGGGGCGTTGGCGGAGCCCGTCGGTACGGGCCGTCTTGCGGGCCATCTGGATCTCGACTGCGGTGAACACATCGCGCAGGGTCCGGGCGGGGTTACGCCGGTCCACCACTTCGGCCAGCGCAGTGGTGAAGAAGCTGCCGGTGTCGGAGTAGCCGCTCTGCTCTCCCGGACGACAACTGTTGATGAGCGCGAGGTCACCATGTTCGAGCCAGGACAGGTTCCCGCCGCCAATCGGCGTCACCGCGTCCGCGGCTGGATCCTGGCGGCACGCGTCGATGAGAAAGACGACGAGCCGAGCCTGGCACTGACGGAGACCGTTGGGGATGACCGGTACGAGGCTGTCGCGGGCTGGTAGGTCCCC contains:
- a CDS encoding caspase family protein is translated as MWIVNTLRHVYRKVDNRSPAPGQGRSDRVRCDDHATPGQVALADRHALLIGVPTYDADLFPSMRDVVNADVARMADALGRSGYHIEFCGAGSSATAEPTGGRIKAAILRACAAVPPDGVLLVYFSGHGVTLGGESFLVPCDAYETMSGDLPARDSLVPVIPNGLRQCQARLVVFLIDACRQDPAADAVTPIGGGNLSWLEHGDLALINSCRPGEQSGYSDTGSFFTTALAEVVDRRNPARTLRDVFTAVEIQMARKTARTDGLRQRPHLALATGRSGPGSPDDVVICDGDQVSEAWRRAVENTALWQHGTSPEHHETVRAALLKLVAQGARQWQDVQDLLPEKASARDPWSAHNYPIRVLTEMEGCLTEHATLGPLELGMLIAAPFLREIALSAGLREAAGIGPTLFERTYQDGPRHDLEITHAIHEHVCRRAEGLARRGKNDARDALALWLVHGWLNGRTATWDAPALHQSARRLATVLTCLPGATTVTENEVTSVLRVLARAVGAGAEDALLSERLRWDDFAPRTRALGALLMVAGVMAADLRRMPTVVVDHVGTGSQLQIATLHEAAMRLRWHRCAGRPMTNDLAETGAKGLG
- a CDS encoding Tn3 family transposase, which translates into the protein MGWHPGFAGAYTHVSGGARLDAGMDLTLAAVLTAQALNVGWKPVITPGNPALTRSRISHVYQNYVRADTHAVANAVLISGQAGIGTAEVWGGGLVAAVDGTRFVVPVRSIHARPNPKYFGRKRGATYLNMINDQGVGIAGMVLSGTPKDSLYAVDLMYRRDGGPRPEVFVSDTGSYSDMVFGLLKLLGVDYRPELAGLPEQKLWRVNPTADYGPLNTAARGKIDLAKVRRHWPDICRIAASVHSGAISASDVMRMLQHGGNPTQLGDALAHFGRIFKTLHVLSYADREGYRRDIKRIRNLQEERHGLAKHVFHGRKGELREAYHAGMEDQLGALGLVVNAITLWNTVYLDRILTILRADGYPVRDADVSRLHPYWLKHVNVHGHYSFTPPDLDADGRRALRDPDQPDPDDG
- a CDS encoding DUF4158 domain-containing protein; protein product: MSEVDEQQVGDGDERSFLSARQVAAYGCFDGPPSVEDLERFFFLDDADRLLLAKRRGDGNRLGFALQLTTVRYLGTFLDDPIDVPSVVVDVLATQLGIADASCVKTYVERANTKWEHRREIVVADGWREFADVREDLTAWIDHRAWTTGAGPKVIFQGVLAWLLARQVLLPAVRELERLVARVVRLSHVRLWTTLAAMVSARQAGLLLDLVEVPAGRRVSPLERLRQGPVDRTGKAMAGALRRVAEVAEIGLGEVDLGVVPRRRVVDLARRGMSANATDLRRTSPYPKRLATLLSTMVYLEGKATDDALELFDVIMTSELLARAERQSNADKARRYPRVARDASKLAAAVAVLLESEDWGEDLTVGRLWDAIEDVASRAELRGAVERVHQVVPPGVDPDGEWRAALLTRYPLVRRFIRLLATTIEFGATTDAAPVLYALTSLPDLLDADATKRVPAGYLDARKVAIEVITPGWRDLVLRKDRPAETVDKIAYVFCVLDQFHQRLRRRDIFAAASSRWADPRALLLSGAAWQARRADLMDSLQLPDDPADLLNAYAAELDGMWKHMARRVEAGDVTVDGEGRVRVAAVKAVPEPDSLGELRERCEAMMPEVDIGELLLEV